The following are from one region of the Lacinutrix sp. Bg11-31 genome:
- a CDS encoding amidohydrolase family protein — protein sequence MKKLKYNILAFALLLSAIAIAQQTPASKQTNAISIEGATAHIGNGEVIENSLIMFNNGKITFVGSAMMKIARQGETILAKGKHIYPGFIAPNSTLGLVEVDAVRASNDVDEVGAMNPHIRSLIAYNTESKVVESMRPNGVLMGQITPRGGRISGTSSVVQFDAWNWEDAAIKADDGIHMNWPSPFSRGRWWKGEPSMLKENKGYKKQVEELTSYFAESKAYQASSKSPKHLPFEALQGVIDGSKKLYIHVDGERGITDAINFTKANNINHIVIVGGYEAIKVSHLLKQNNIPVLLQRVHSKPKNDDDDYDLPFKLANQLVKSGVLVGLENAGDMERMNARNLPFLAGTCAAYGLDKEQALSLITLNTAKILGVDAKVGSLEVGKDATLFISEGDALDMRTNKLEKAYIQGRDISLESHQTELYKRYSKKYKE from the coding sequence ATGAAAAAATTAAAATATAACATATTAGCTTTTGCCTTATTGCTTTCGGCAATTGCAATTGCTCAACAAACACCAGCTTCTAAACAAACAAATGCTATTTCTATTGAAGGCGCAACTGCACATATAGGAAATGGAGAAGTTATCGAGAACTCGCTTATTATGTTTAACAATGGTAAAATTACTTTTGTTGGTAGTGCCATGATGAAAATTGCACGTCAAGGAGAAACAATTCTTGCCAAAGGCAAGCATATTTACCCTGGTTTTATAGCTCCAAATTCTACTTTAGGCTTAGTAGAAGTTGATGCTGTTCGTGCAAGTAACGATGTTGATGAAGTTGGTGCAATGAATCCACACATAAGAAGTTTAATTGCTTATAATACTGAATCTAAAGTAGTAGAGTCTATGAGACCTAATGGTGTTTTAATGGGACAAATAACACCTCGTGGTGGACGTATTTCTGGAACCTCATCTGTAGTACAATTTGATGCTTGGAATTGGGAAGATGCAGCTATTAAGGCAGATGACGGTATTCACATGAATTGGCCAAGTCCATTCTCTCGTGGTCGTTGGTGGAAAGGAGAACCTTCTATGTTAAAAGAAAATAAAGGTTACAAAAAGCAAGTTGAAGAATTAACATCTTATTTTGCAGAAAGCAAAGCATACCAAGCAAGTAGTAAATCTCCAAAACATTTACCTTTCGAAGCTTTACAAGGAGTAATTGATGGTTCTAAAAAACTATATATTCACGTTGATGGTGAAAGAGGTATTACAGATGCTATTAATTTTACAAAAGCAAATAACATTAACCATATTGTAATTGTTGGAGGTTACGAAGCTATTAAGGTAAGTCACTTATTAAAACAAAACAATATTCCTGTTTTATTACAACGTGTACACAGCAAACCTAAAAACGATGATGATGATTACGATTTACCATTTAAACTAGCTAACCAACTAGTAAAATCTGGTGTTTTAGTTGGTTTAGAAAACGCAGGAGATATGGAGCGTATGAATGCAAGAAACCTTCCGTTTTTAGCTGGAACTTGTGCTGCTTATGGTTTAGACAAAGAACAAGCCTTAAGTTTAATTACTTTAAACACTGCCAAAATTTTAGGAGTAGATGCTAAAGTTGGTTCGCTAGAAGTTGGAAAAGATGCAACTCTTTTTATAAGTGAAGGCGATGCTTTAGACATGCGTACAAATAAATTAGAAAAAGCGTACATTCAAGGTCGTGATATTAGTTTAGAATCTCACCAAACGGAATTGTACAAACGTTATAGCAAAAAGTATAAGGAGTAG